The stretch of DNA aataattttagactctatgatagagtctgcattgtgagtgccctaatcagCTTATTTTCCGATGAAATACGGTCACAACACATATTGTTTGGTAGGTTACTAATACTAAATCCCTCTTCCAAGCTGCATTGCCACTTCATATTTACACCTTTACCCCTTCCACCAACCTTTTCAGCCATCAAGTTGACTGGTAGAAGTCAACTTGAGGTTGAGATGCATTGCGTGGTGAGGTAATGGGTGGTTGAGATATGGGCATGTGGTGTTGCATTATGGGTAGCAGTGACCCAGGAAGGTTAGGTACCTGCCAATGCAACCAGGGAACAAGGAATGTTAGATCAGAAGAAGTTTAGGTACGGGTCATATGCATGTATTGTTCCATTATGGAGTGAACTCTAAGCTCACTGCAGAAAATTAAAATTATGGAGTGAACTCTAAACTCAGTGCAGAACTTACCGAGAGCAGACAATGGGGGAGGGCAGCATCAATGTGATTGCACCTTTGCTGGACATCGACGAATCATCTGGTGCGTCGGAGGTGCTGCTGCAGCAGGAGCCTGTACCATGGGGCGTGCTGGCGCGGCTGGCAGCATGGGAGGCCGGCAACCTGTGGCGCATCTCGTGGGCATCCATCCTCACCACGCTCTTCAGCTTCACGCTCAGCCTCGTCACCCAAATGTTTGTCGGACACCTCGGTGAGCTCGAGCTTGCCGGCGCCTCCATCACCAACATTGGCATCCAGGGCCTAGCTTATGGCGTCATGGTATGCAATGCAACTGTGTTTGATTCCTTCCTTCACCCTCTCCAGTCATTCGCATGGATTTGCTGAAAACATAGCGATTGTTCCTCAAAAATCAAAATGCACTGTGCACAATGCAGATTGGCATGGCAAGCGCGGTGCAGACTGTCTGTGGTCAGGCATACGGTGCCAGGAGGTATGCAGCCATGGGCATTGTGTGCCAGAGGGCGCTAGTGCTCCAGCTCGCCACGGCTATCCCAATTGCCTTCCTCTACTGGTACGCCGGTCCGTTCCTGCGCCTGATCGGGCAGGAGGCGGACGTGGCTGCGGCGGGGCAGCTGTACGCGCGTGGCCTGATGCCGCAGCTGCTCGCTTTCACCCTCTTCTCCCCGATGCAGAGGTTCCTGCAGGCCCAGAACATCGTCAATCCTGTGGCGTACATCACGTTGGCAGTGCTCATCTTCCACACCCTTGCCTCATGGCTAGGCGTGTTTGTGCTTGGCTTTGGCCTCCTTGGAGCAGCACTGATACTGAGCTTCTCTTGGTGGGTGCTTGTGGTGTTGACGTGGGGTTACATCGTCTGGAGCCCAGCTTGTAAAGAAACGTGGACTGGACTGTCCTTGCTCGCCTTTAGAGGCCTCTGGGGATATGCCAAGCTTGCTTTTGCCTCGGCCGTCATGCTAGCGTGAGCAATCTGGTGGATGCTTCTTGCTGGTTTTTACATTATAATTTATACCTAGTTTCTGCATTCTTAATTAGATTGGAGATCTGGTACGTACAAGGATTTGTGCTTCTTACTGGTTTCCTCCCCAACTCGGAGATTGCACTTGATTCTCTCTCAATCTGGTAGGGCCTTGCTGTACATTGATACTCCATTTCCCGTTTCCTGACCATGCATACACTCATATTCAGACATAACTCAAGGGTGCACTTTCTTTGACACGTTTCAGCATCAATTATTGGAACTGGGATTTCAATATCATGCTTGGCTTGAGCTATGCAGCCAGGTCAGTGCAAATGCCTGAGCTATGCCTGTATATTCCATATACTTTCATCAATAGAAATGCTGTCATGACTCATGAACTTCTTACGCAGTATCCGTGTCGGCAATGAGCTTGGTGCTAGCCATCCAAAGGTAGCAAGGTTCTCGGTCATCGTAGTTGTCGTTGTGAGCATCGCCTTCAGTTTCCTTGCGACGCTTACAGTCTTAATTCTGAGGTATCCACTGAGTACACTCTACACGAGTAGCGCAACAGTAATAGAGGCTGTTATCAGTCTGATGCCCCTGATGGCAATCAGCATCTTCTTGAATGGAATTCAGCCAATTCTCTCAGGTATGGAAAGGAAAGCATGTATCACGGAGGCTACCTAGCTTGTATTCATCAAGCACTATCATAGGCACATAATGAAACcgttctgaattttttttcagGGGTTGCCATTGGGAGTGGATGGCAAGCAACAGTTGCCTATGTCAATGTTGGGGCCTACTACCTGATTGGGCTTCCAATTGGATGTGTTCTAGGATACAAAACAAGCCTTGGAGCAGCTGTAACTTCCTCTTACCTTATATAATTGTGTAGCTTTTTGTAACTTTAACAGTTTCATAGGAAGGTGCTGACAGTGACAGCTATGGTCCGTCGTTGTGTTCAGGGAATATGGTGGGGTTTAATTATAGGGGTCGCTGTGCAAACGATAGCCCTGGTCATTCTCACTGCAAGGACTAACTGGGACAAGGAGGTGAGTGCGCACTCCCATTCATGTTCGGTGGAAGCATTTAAGTGCAGTCCTGATTGTGTTATTTTCATTGGAAGGTGGAGAAGGCGATGCAGCGATTACAACAGACAGCTGTGGTTCCTGTAAACGACGTCATCGCATGATCGAAGCGGGAGTGGACCTGGGTGACAGTGACACTGATCTGGAGGCCGGAGCTCAGTTGTGTGGGAGCTTTTTCCTGCATTTCTGCCCTAGCTTTAGgattcatctctgagattgtgGTAATAAGCTGAATTTAGGCTAtgaaccttttttttttaatctaaTTGTCGAACTGCAAATGGTTTGATTTCTTGGAGTTGATCCATGAGCTTGATACCCCGAATCATGTATGTGTCGGCAGGTGGCAATTAAGCACGTGTTTTTGATTTTTGCCTTTCCTCTGTTGGTGTCTGTTGTTCTTGGCTTTGTACAGCTCTGGCGATGGTTTCTTGGGTTGGTAATTACGTGTGTTGATCTCTCGGTGGCGTTTAAAGCTGTTTATCGCGAGCTCCCCTGCTCTGAAGCAGGTTCTTGGTTGGTTCGGTGTGTTGACTCCGGACATGATTTGGTGAATTTCAACTAAACTGAGCAAATAAATGGATTCACATTTGAGATTGTTTGAGACCCAGGGAGAAGTGGAGATGGGTAGAGGGGAACCAGCCTGGTGGAAACGTGTTCACCTACGGCCTTGTTTGTTTGGATGATCATTTATCCACCTCAATTCATGTGTGTGTTGGAGTGGGTTATGTGTGTTAGGTTGGTGTGGAATTAAGATGCTCATTTATCCACCTCAATTCATATGTGTCCAGTTTAGGTGTGTGAGTCGGGAGTTTTTGGGTGTTTCTAGGAGTAGGCCTCATGCCCCTCTTCCTTGTTATTTCTCCTATCTTAATGAATTTACACAAAACTCTTGTGCATTATTCGAGAAAAAAGGAGCAACTAAACATACACAAATTGCTCTTCAAATCTACAGAAAATTAACTCAAGGCTACATAGATGTTAAATTTACAAAAGTTGTTTTGTTAGAAAGTTGTCACTGCAGTCGCTTCATATATAACAGTTACTAAAGAGAAAAACAGTAATATTAGGTTCAACCAAATCCTAGTGGGAGTTctcattatatatataaaaaagtggGAGTTCTCAACTGTCACATGAAACATTTTGACATAATCGGGTCTAAAGTTTGATAAAACAACCGAGTAATATAAAAACAAGAATTCtgaaaggaaaaagtctacataaccccccaaaTTATCTGGGAT from Sorghum bicolor cultivar BTx623 chromosome 8, Sorghum_bicolor_NCBIv3, whole genome shotgun sequence encodes:
- the LOC8071471 gene encoding protein DETOXIFICATION 41, whose amino-acid sequence is MGEGSINVIAPLLDIDESSGASEVLLQQEPVPWGVLARLAAWEAGNLWRISWASILTTLFSFTLSLVTQMFVGHLGELELAGASITNIGIQGLAYGVMIGMASAVQTVCGQAYGARRYAAMGIVCQRALVLQLATAIPIAFLYWYAGPFLRLIGQEADVAAAGQLYARGLMPQLLAFTLFSPMQRFLQAQNIVNPVAYITLAVLIFHTLASWLGVFVLGFGLLGAALILSFSWWVLVVLTWGYIVWSPACKETWTGLSLLAFRGLWGYAKLAFASAVMLALEIWYVQGFVLLTGFLPNSEIALDSLSICINYWNWDFNIMLGLSYAASIRVGNELGASHPKVARFSVIVVVVVSIAFSFLATLTVLILRYPLSTLYTSSATVIEAVISLMPLMAISIFLNGIQPILSGVAIGSGWQATVAYVNVGAYYLIGLPIGCVLGYKTSLGAAGIWWGLIIGVAVQTIALVILTARTNWDKEVEKAMQRLQQTAVVPVNDVIA